Proteins found in one Verrucomicrobiia bacterium genomic segment:
- a CDS encoding glycosyltransferase family 4 protein, whose translation MPGKKVLFLSHSFFRFKSEELSHYINTLAQELAKKSWDIHILLPHATGLAAEEELGKVKISRFRYFFEKWETLAYMGDMAERVQKSFFYKILFLFFLAAFFFKTRKLVKKEKPALLHAHWWIPGGVVAFWNSFFSKTPYLVTLHGTDLMLLKKSGFLRGRAKRVFGRAAKITVVSSFLKNELVSLFPETESKIAVIPMPIDPEVLQREPKADATGKIILCPARLIEQKNLGMLLEAFVRVANEFPEAKLLIVGSGPKEAELKNKARNLDLEKKVEFLPSMPPAKLGKLYQAAEIVTLVSRNEGFGLVLVESFLFQKPVVAARSGGISDIVTDGENGFLADPDNPDEMAHAFKKLLADADLRQRMGKRGHRTYTEKFSPEKLAEKFDRLYAEIIR comes from the coding sequence GTGCCGGGGAAAAAAGTACTTTTTCTAAGTCATTCTTTTTTCCGCTTCAAATCGGAAGAGCTCTCCCATTACATCAACACGCTGGCGCAAGAACTCGCAAAAAAAAGCTGGGATATCCACATTCTTCTGCCCCACGCCACCGGTCTGGCGGCGGAAGAGGAGTTGGGGAAAGTCAAGATCTCCCGTTTTCGCTACTTCTTTGAAAAATGGGAGACCCTGGCGTATATGGGGGATATGGCCGAGCGGGTGCAGAAAAGCTTTTTTTACAAAATCCTGTTTCTTTTCTTTCTGGCCGCCTTCTTTTTCAAAACCAGAAAACTGGTCAAAAAGGAAAAACCGGCCCTCCTGCATGCCCATTGGTGGATACCCGGCGGGGTGGTGGCCTTTTGGAATTCCTTTTTTTCGAAAACGCCTTATCTCGTCACCCTGCACGGCACCGATTTGATGCTCTTGAAAAAAAGCGGCTTTTTGCGCGGCCGGGCCAAACGGGTTTTCGGCCGAGCAGCCAAAATTACGGTCGTTTCAAGCTTTCTAAAAAACGAACTTGTCTCCCTTTTCCCGGAAACCGAGTCGAAAATCGCAGTAATTCCAATGCCCATCGACCCAGAGGTTCTGCAAAGAGAGCCAAAAGCGGACGCAACCGGAAAAATAATTCTCTGCCCGGCCCGGCTGATTGAGCAAAAAAACCTGGGCATGCTTTTGGAAGCGTTTGTCCGGGTAGCAAATGAATTTCCGGAGGCAAAGCTCTTAATCGTTGGTAGCGGGCCGAAGGAGGCGGAACTGAAAAACAAAGCGCGGAATCTGGATTTGGAAAAAAAGGTGGAATTTCTGCCTTCAATGCCCCCTGCAAAATTGGGCAAGCTTTACCAAGCGGCGGAAATTGTGACCCTTGTTTCCAGAAACGAGGGGTTTGGCCTCGTTTTGGTCGAGTCTTTTCTTTTTCAAAAACCGGTGGTGGCGGCCCGTTCGGGGGGGATTTCCGACATCGTCACGGATGGCGAAAACGGATTTCTTGCGGATCCCGATAATCCGGATGAAATGGCCCACGCATTCAAAAAACTGCTTGCCGATGCCGATTTGAGACAGAGGATGGGGAAAAGAGGCCATCGGACGTATACGGAAAAATTCTCCCCGGAAAAACTGGCGGAAAAATTTGACCGGCTGTATGCGGAAATCATCCGTTAG
- a CDS encoding glycosyltransferase family 2 protein: MLERRDKSKKVTAVLPAYNAERTLERTVADIPRDWVDEIILVDDCSRDGTVALAEKLGLVVIRHEKNRGYGGNQKTCYAEAVKRGADVVVMVHPDYQYDPTYIPGLIAPILEGKADAVFGSRMFFRKGALEGGMPYWKFFANIFLTTLANIVLGYQLSEYHSGFRAYSRQLLSSLPLELNSDDFVFDSEIIVQCVAGKYRIGEVPIPTRYFKEASSIGFWKSVKYGLGILWVLLQYRLHRLKLLNFPKYAKVAMAPTLKPETGR, translated from the coding sequence ATGTTGGAAAGAAGGGATAAAAGCAAAAAGGTCACCGCCGTTCTGCCGGCTTACAACGCCGAGCGGACACTCGAGCGGACGGTGGCGGACATTCCGCGGGATTGGGTGGATGAGATAATTCTGGTGGATGACTGCAGCCGGGATGGAACCGTGGCACTGGCCGAAAAACTGGGGCTGGTGGTCATCCGCCACGAAAAAAACCGGGGGTACGGCGGCAACCAGAAAACCTGCTATGCCGAGGCCGTCAAACGGGGGGCCGACGTGGTAGTGATGGTGCATCCCGATTACCAGTACGACCCGACCTACATCCCCGGCCTCATCGCCCCGATTCTGGAGGGGAAAGCGGACGCCGTTTTCGGCTCGCGGATGTTCTTCCGCAAGGGAGCGCTCGAAGGCGGGATGCCGTACTGGAAGTTCTTCGCCAATATATTTCTCACCACCCTCGCCAACATCGTTCTGGGGTACCAGTTGAGCGAATACCACTCCGGATTCCGGGCCTACAGCCGGCAATTGCTCTCCAGTTTGCCTTTGGAGTTGAACTCCGACGATTTTGTTTTCGACTCGGAAATCATCGTGCAGTGCGTGGCCGGGAAATACCGGATTGGGGAAGTGCCGATTCCGACCCGCTATTTCAAGGAGGCCTCCTCCATCGGTTTTTGGAAATCGGTCAAGTATGGGCTCGGCATTCTCTGGGTGCTTTTGCAGTACCGGCTGCACCGCTTGAAACTTTTGAATTTCCCCAAGTATGCGAAGGTGGCGATGGCGCCGACATTGAAACCGGAAACGGGCCGGTAA
- a CDS encoding BamA/TamA family outer membrane protein, translating to MKLFRTLALAAALCFPFAIGSAQETYFGKNKVHYKKFDWHYIQTEHFDIYYYQNGYELAKFAASSLESAYVQVRKSLNYDVRKRVPVILFLSHNDFQQTNVTPELIEEGVGGFTESFKNRVVLPFMGNYEDFRHVLHHELTHAMIFDMLFANPFGSILSRQAFFRIPLWFAEGYAEYSSRYGMDPFADMVLRDATINNYLQPLEYVGGFLAYKQGQSALTYLAQKYGEEKISEIISKGKVNLSMDRALKAAIGQSMSAFNDEWVKAQKKIYWPELNQRKEPREFAKQLTNHEKDGSNFNERPSFSPTGNEIAIFTDRSDFTEVYLISAADGKRIKKILKGERSGDLESLHSYVSGLSWSPDGSKIALVTKSKGEDALTIFKVKGGVDKRYKFGMDGLYSPAYSPDGSKIVFVGMKAGQTNLYEVNLATGALSQVTNDAFGDYDPTYSPDGKSIVFASDRAVENGHPYNHHSFKYGYYNLFKWDAETGTITPLTKNGTNNRSPVFSPDGKRLAYTANPSGVDNIYVMDMDSLKSYPVTNVLTGCFNPSWSKDGDRLAFACFYKGGFDIFVLKDPKPLTKPGEELPLTHFVKSRRENAPFYVFDQEERDSAVARIKAAKEEDKEAKTSASSDTAETEDTTQVKKDDPFRSFVFTAEPDRKDTAQAADTAKAEVKDLAALPDSAAASATDSTLVTNRVRDSIAAVAKLPDGEYKQKKYSPRFAPDVVAGGLSYDTFFGLRGQSILYVTDVMGDHQFFLATDLLNSIDQSNFQLFYNYSKKRIEYGAGVLYYKNFYIDNQSAIGSSDRLFSDKVYGALAQAAYPFSKFTRAQLSLSALNFDREYFDPPFDDGSRQLIVGNLSLVSDVVLWGIVGPTNGHRYILSAEYAPKAANKGISYSAYEGDFRKYWKFWKRYNFVFRLAGGASYGQTPKLFFLGGATNQITSSVDNQLAYTPEGFYASSVVTPLRGIDYYELSGNRYFLSNLEFRFPFVDQLQTRFPLAMILSRIEGVMFLDAGAAWNKGQAFQPFSGADDPNTLEFEGSRLKDLKSGFGFGARVNLGLFVLRWDMAWKTDFDRTSSPRHYFSFGADF from the coding sequence ATGAAGCTTTTTCGCACCCTCGCACTCGCCGCCGCCCTCTGCTTCCCCTTTGCCATCGGATCCGCCCAGGAAACCTACTTCGGCAAAAACAAGGTTCACTACAAAAAGTTCGACTGGCATTACATCCAGACCGAACACTTCGACATCTACTACTACCAAAACGGCTACGAACTGGCCAAATTTGCGGCCTCCTCTTTGGAGTCCGCCTACGTGCAGGTGCGCAAAAGCTTGAACTACGACGTCCGTAAACGGGTGCCGGTCATCCTTTTTTTGTCCCATAACGACTTTCAGCAGACCAACGTCACGCCGGAGCTGATTGAAGAAGGGGTGGGGGGGTTCACCGAGTCGTTCAAAAACCGGGTAGTTTTGCCCTTTATGGGGAACTACGAGGATTTCCGCCACGTGCTGCATCACGAGCTCACGCACGCCATGATTTTCGACATGCTTTTCGCCAACCCCTTCGGCTCGATTCTCTCGCGCCAGGCCTTCTTTAGAATTCCCTTGTGGTTTGCGGAGGGGTATGCCGAGTACTCCTCCCGCTATGGGATGGACCCCTTCGCCGACATGGTCTTGCGGGACGCCACCATAAACAACTATCTGCAGCCCTTGGAATACGTCGGCGGCTTTCTGGCCTACAAGCAGGGGCAGTCCGCTCTGACTTACCTCGCGCAAAAGTATGGGGAGGAGAAGATTTCCGAGATTATCTCCAAGGGGAAGGTCAATTTGTCGATGGACCGGGCGCTGAAGGCCGCCATCGGGCAGTCGATGTCCGCCTTCAACGACGAGTGGGTGAAGGCCCAAAAGAAAATCTATTGGCCGGAGCTGAACCAAAGGAAAGAGCCGCGGGAGTTTGCCAAGCAATTGACCAATCACGAAAAGGACGGCTCGAATTTCAACGAGCGCCCCTCCTTTTCCCCCACCGGCAACGAGATCGCCATTTTCACCGATCGCTCCGACTTCACCGAAGTGTATCTGATTTCGGCGGCGGACGGGAAGCGGATAAAAAAGATCCTGAAAGGGGAACGCTCCGGCGATTTGGAGTCGCTGCATTCCTACGTTTCGGGGCTTTCCTGGTCGCCGGACGGGTCCAAAATCGCGTTGGTGACCAAAAGCAAGGGGGAGGACGCGCTCACCATTTTCAAAGTGAAAGGGGGCGTGGATAAACGTTACAAGTTCGGGATGGACGGGCTTTATTCGCCGGCCTATTCACCGGACGGTTCCAAGATTGTCTTCGTTGGGATGAAAGCGGGACAGACCAACCTGTATGAAGTCAATCTGGCGACCGGCGCCCTTTCGCAGGTGACGAACGACGCCTTTGGAGACTACGACCCGACCTACAGCCCGGACGGGAAATCGATTGTCTTCGCCTCCGACCGGGCGGTGGAAAACGGCCATCCCTACAACCACCACAGCTTCAAGTACGGCTACTACAACCTCTTTAAATGGGACGCGGAGACCGGCACAATTACCCCCTTGACCAAGAACGGCACCAACAACCGAAGCCCGGTTTTCTCGCCGGACGGCAAACGGCTGGCCTACACCGCCAACCCTTCCGGGGTGGACAACATTTACGTGATGGATATGGACAGCCTGAAGTCCTATCCGGTGACCAACGTTCTGACCGGCTGTTTCAACCCGAGCTGGTCGAAGGACGGCGACCGGTTGGCATTTGCCTGTTTTTACAAGGGGGGATTCGACATCTTTGTTTTGAAAGATCCCAAGCCGCTCACCAAACCGGGGGAGGAGCTGCCGCTGACCCACTTTGTCAAAAGCCGCCGGGAGAACGCTCCCTTTTACGTCTTCGATCAGGAAGAAAGGGACTCCGCTGTGGCCCGGATAAAGGCGGCCAAGGAAGAGGATAAGGAAGCAAAAACATCCGCCTCATCCGACACGGCCGAAACGGAGGACACGACCCAGGTCAAAAAGGATGACCCCTTCCGCTCCTTTGTCTTCACCGCCGAACCGGACAGGAAGGATACCGCGCAAGCCGCAGACACTGCCAAAGCGGAAGTCAAGGACCTGGCGGCTTTGCCCGATAGCGCCGCCGCTTCCGCCACCGATTCAACCCTTGTAACCAACCGGGTCCGGGACAGTATTGCGGCAGTGGCCAAGCTGCCGGACGGGGAGTACAAGCAGAAAAAGTACAGCCCCCGCTTTGCGCCGGATGTGGTGGCGGGGGGGCTTTCGTACGACACTTTCTTTGGGCTGCGCGGGCAGTCGATTCTGTACGTGACCGACGTGATGGGGGATCACCAGTTCTTTTTGGCGACCGATTTGCTCAACTCCATCGACCAGTCCAACTTCCAGCTTTTCTACAACTACAGCAAGAAGCGGATTGAGTACGGCGCGGGGGTTTTGTATTACAAGAATTTCTACATCGACAACCAATCCGCCATCGGCTCCTCCGACCGGCTTTTTTCCGACAAGGTATACGGGGCGTTGGCGCAGGCCGCTTATCCTTTCTCAAAGTTTACCCGCGCCCAGCTCTCCCTTTCGGCCCTGAATTTTGACCGGGAGTATTTTGACCCGCCGTTTGACGACGGCAGCCGACAGCTCATTGTTGGGAATCTTTCGCTGGTTTCCGACGTGGTGCTATGGGGCATTGTGGGGCCGACCAACGGCCACCGCTACATTCTTTCCGCCGAGTACGCGCCGAAGGCCGCCAACAAGGGGATTTCCTACAGCGCGTATGAAGGGGATTTTCGCAAGTACTGGAAGTTCTGGAAACGGTACAATTTCGTTTTCCGGCTGGCGGGCGGGGCCTCCTACGGACAAACCCCCAAGCTGTTCTTCCTCGGCGGCGCCACCAACCAGATTACCAGCTCGGTGGACAACCAACTCGCCTACACGCCGGAAGGGTTCTACGCTTCGAGCGTCGTGACCCCCCTGCGCGGGATTGACTATTACGAGCTTTCCGGCAACCGCTACTTTTTGAGCAATCTGGAGTTCCGCTTCCCGTTCGTGGATCAGCTTCAGACCCGTTTTCCCCTGGCGATGATTTTGAGCCGAATAGAGGGTGTGATGTTTTTGGATGCGGGCGCCGCCTGGAACAAGGGACAGGCCTTCCAGCCCTTTTCCGGCGCGGATGACCCGAACACCTTGGAATTTGAAGGGAGCCGTTTGAAGGATTTGAAGTCCGGGTTCGGCTTCGGGGCTCGCGTGAATCTGGGATTGTTCGTGTTGCGCTGGGACATGGCCTGGAAGACCGATTTCGACCGAACCTCCTCCCCGCGGCATTACTTCTCCTTCGGAGCGGATTTCTAA
- the murA gene encoding UDP-N-acetylglucosamine 1-carboxyvinyltransferase, whose protein sequence is MDKFVIFGKKKLSGSVEIDGSKNAVLPVLAASLLLDKGTCVIENVPDLADVSTMVQVMEHLGAKVEKDLSHKRLSVDASGVSKTEAPYELVRKMRASFLVLGPLLGRFGKAKVSLPGGCVLGQRPVNLHLYGFSRMGAKFEEESGYVIGEAKELSGATIFFDRPTHTGTENIITGAVLAKGKTTIINAACDPEVVDLANFLNKMGAKIEGAGTTQITITGVKKLEPAEHKVIPDRLEAGTFLTAAAATGGYVELTNLCPTHLHMVLIKLAEMGVHLEINKNAIKAKGPARLKAFNVVTFPYPGFPTDLQAQMMSLATVASGTSHLRETVFEDRFTHAPELARLGAKIEIAHDEATITGVETLKGATVMASDIRAGAGLVVAALAAEGKSEILRVYHVDRGYHRIEEKLSHLGAEIKRARAD, encoded by the coding sequence ATGGACAAGTTTGTAATTTTCGGCAAAAAGAAGCTTTCCGGCTCGGTGGAAATCGACGGCTCCAAGAACGCCGTTTTGCCGGTTCTGGCCGCCTCGTTACTTTTGGACAAGGGAACGTGCGTCATCGAAAACGTTCCCGATCTGGCCGACGTTTCCACGATGGTGCAGGTGATGGAGCATCTGGGAGCCAAAGTGGAGAAGGATTTATCCCACAAGCGGCTTTCCGTGGATGCTTCCGGGGTCAGCAAGACGGAGGCGCCGTATGAGCTGGTGCGCAAGATGCGGGCCTCCTTCCTCGTATTGGGGCCCCTGCTTGGCCGGTTTGGCAAGGCCAAAGTTTCGCTGCCCGGCGGGTGCGTGTTGGGACAGCGGCCGGTCAATCTGCACCTGTACGGCTTTTCCCGGATGGGGGCGAAATTCGAGGAAGAGTCGGGCTACGTCATCGGCGAGGCAAAGGAACTTTCCGGCGCCACCATCTTTTTCGACCGGCCGACGCACACCGGCACGGAAAACATCATCACCGGCGCCGTTCTGGCCAAGGGAAAGACAACCATCATCAACGCCGCCTGCGATCCGGAAGTGGTGGATTTGGCCAATTTTTTGAACAAGATGGGGGCCAAAATCGAAGGGGCCGGAACCACGCAGATAACCATCACCGGGGTCAAAAAACTGGAGCCGGCCGAACACAAAGTGATTCCGGACCGGCTGGAGGCCGGGACTTTTTTGACCGCCGCCGCCGCCACCGGCGGGTACGTGGAATTGACCAATCTTTGCCCGACTCATTTGCACATGGTTTTAATCAAGCTGGCGGAGATGGGGGTGCACCTCGAAATAAACAAAAACGCCATCAAGGCCAAAGGCCCTGCCCGTCTGAAGGCCTTCAACGTGGTCACGTTCCCTTATCCGGGATTCCCCACCGATTTGCAGGCCCAGATGATGTCCTTGGCTACGGTGGCCAGCGGCACCAGCCATCTTAGGGAAACGGTGTTCGAGGACCGCTTCACCCACGCTCCCGAACTGGCCCGGCTGGGGGCGAAGATTGAAATCGCCCACGATGAGGCGACCATCACCGGGGTCGAAACGCTCAAGGGGGCGACCGTAATGGCCTCCGACATACGGGCTGGCGCAGGCTTGGTGGTGGCGGCGTTGGCGGCGGAAGGGAAATCGGAGATTTTGCGGGTGTATCACGTCGACCGCGGCTACCACAGAATAGAAGAAAAACTTTCCCATCTCGGGGCCGAAATCAAACGGGCCCGGGCCGACTGA